From the Terriglobia bacterium genome, the window GCGATCACCGCGACGGGATCCATGTGCGGAGCAAGGGCCGCGACCAGAGCGTCGCGCTGGCGCTCGGTGAGCTCGCGGATCGGCGAGCGCCCGCCGATCTGTGCGTAGCGCCCGGCCACCGGCTTGGAGCGCCGCGAGGCGATGAGCCGGGCCAGCGGCCCGCGCAGGAAATTCAGCGGGCCGAGCGGGATGATGTCCGGATCGAGGAAAAGATTCAGCAGAAACGGCTGAACGGACTCCAGCGAATCCGGCCCGCCGAGCTGAAACAGGACAATCCCCACGCGTTTCTTCCCCGCCACGCTATCTCCCACTTTTCAGCGAACTCTTTAACCGCTCCAGGTCCTCGCGCAGCGCCGACACGCGCCGCCCCACCGTCAGGTAATAGCCGAAGAAGATGGCCCAGCCGATCAGATACGCCGCGAACACACTGTCGAGATTTTTCACGCTGCCTCCCCTTCCCGCCGTAGCACGTCCACTTGCGCGCGCAGGGCTTCCAGTTCATACCGTTCCCGCACCAGAAAGATCATCAGGCTAACCAGGGCGATGAAGGAGATCAGCAGGACCCGCTTCATCTCCGGCGCCAAGCCCGTCCCCGGTCCGCCCATCAACACCGGCTGCGGGTGCTGCGTCCGCCACCAGCGGATGGACATGTGCACCAGGGGCACGTCAAGAAAAGCGAAAATGCCGTAAACCGCGCTCAGCAGCGCGCGGCGATGCGGGTCCTCCACCAGGGTGCGCAGCAGCAGGTAGGAGACGTACAGCAGCCAGAGGACGAACGTGGAGGTGAGCCGCGCGTCCCAAGTCCACCAGATGCCCCACACCGGGTGCGCCCAGATCGGACCGGTGATCAGCACCACGGAGATAAACGCCAGGCCCACTTCCGCCGCGGAAACGCCCAACCAATCCCAGCGTTCCTGGCGCCGGAAGACATAGAGCAGATTGGCCACGAAAGTGATGAGAAAGGCGCAGAAGGCCACGACCGCGCTGGGCATGTGCAGATAGAAGATGCGCTGGATATCGCCCATGGTGCGCTCCGTGGGCGCGACGAACAGCGAAGCGTAGGCCGCAATGCCGAGCAGTACTACTACCAGGAACGCCGCGAATGCTTTCTTCATGGTCTGTCGCTCCTTTCGCCTTGCGTATTTTCCGGCATCGAATCACTCCTCCAGCAGATATTCCCCGAAAAGCCACAACGCCGTCAAAAAGACGATGTCAAACGCCGCGAGAAATCCCACCCAGTCCAGGCGCAGCGCCGGCGCTTCGGCCAGCAATGCCGCGGTGGCTTCCGTGCTGGCGATGAGCACGGGCGTGAGGAGCGGCAGCAGCAGCAGCGGAAGCAGCAGTTCGCGCATGCGCGCCTGCGCGGAAATGGCGGCCACCGCCGTGCCGGTTACGCAAATGCCCGCGCTGCCCGCAAAAAGCACCAACAGCAGCGAGGGAAAGACTTTGAGGATCGGCACGTTATAGAGCACCGAGAAGATGGGGAGCATGAGCAGCTCCGTCAGCAGCAGGAAGATCGTATTCGCCGCCAGCTTGGCGAGAAAGATGGCGAACGGATCGGGGGCGGACATGCGCAGAGCGCTCAGCGTGTCGTTCATCTGTTCGCGCAGGAAACACGGCTGGAGCATGAGCGAAGCCGCGAAGAGAAACGCTATCCACAGCAGTCCCGGGCCGAAGCGCCGCGATTCAGAGGACGTGGGATCGAAGGTAAAACTGAACAGGACCACGACCAGCAGGATGAAGACAACGGTGGTGGTAATGAGCTCGCGCGAGCGCAGCTCAGTGCGCAGTTCTTTGCCCAGCAGAATGCCCGTTGTATGCAGCAGCGCCATGGCCCTCAGGACTCCGTCACGCGCAGTACCGCCTCGATCGGCTCGCCCGATGCCGAATCCGCGGCCACCGCGCCGGCCTGCAGGCGGATGGCACGCGTGGCTACGGCGGCCAACTCGGCCTGGCCGTGCAGGCTCATCACAATGGTGCAGCCGGTGTCGCGCAACCGGGCCAGCGTGGCCGCGAGCCAGATGACGCCAGGAGCGTCGAGACCCGTCCCGGGCTCGTCAAAGAGAAGCAGCGAGGGCCGGTGCAGCAGGGCGCGCGCGATGGTCAGGCGCTGGCGCATGCCGCGGGAAAAGGTGCGCACCAGCGAGGTGCGGCGTTCGGCCAGGCCCACTTCGGCGAGCAGCGCGCTGACGCGTTCCGCGGCTCCGGGGATTCCCTGCAGGTTCGCGAAAAGAAAAAGATTTTCTTCGGCCGAGAGCTCGTCATAGAGCATCGTCTGGTGGGCCACGAAACCGATGTGCGCACGGCTCTCCGCGGCGGTGTGTTCTCCCTGGCCGATGTGCAATGCGCCGGCGGTGGGACGCGTGAGACCGGCGGCCAGGCGCAGCAACGTGGTCTTCCCCGAGCCGTTATGTCCGGCGAGGGCCACGGCTTCGCCGGGAAAGACTTCCAGGTTCAGCCGGCGCAGGGCCACGAAATTACCAAAGCGTTTTTCCAGATTGCTGCAACGCAGCCCGAGAGGGGAGACGGCGGCAGTCACGCGGCTTCCTCGATGTGCAGTTTGCGAATTGGGCGGAGGCGGCTCTTCTCCACGTCTCACCCGCGGACAATGTCGCGCAGGATTTTTTCGGTTCGCGCGCGTTCCCGAGCGTACTCTTCCTCGGAGATCGTGCCGGCCTGGCGGCGCAATTCCAGGCGGAACAGGCTGTC encodes:
- the ccsA gene encoding cytochrome c biogenesis protein CcsA; the encoded protein is MKKAFAAFLVVVLLGIAAYASLFVAPTERTMGDIQRIFYLHMPSAVVAFCAFLITFVANLLYVFRRQERWDWLGVSAAEVGLAFISVVLITGPIWAHPVWGIWWTWDARLTSTFVLWLLYVSYLLLRTLVEDPHRRALLSAVYGIFAFLDVPLVHMSIRWWRTQHPQPVLMGGPGTGLAPEMKRVLLISFIALVSLMIFLVRERYELEALRAQVDVLRREGEAA
- a CDS encoding ABC transporter ATP-binding protein, producing the protein MTAAVSPLGLRCSNLEKRFGNFVALRRLNLEVFPGEAVALAGHNGSGKTTLLRLAAGLTRPTAGALHIGQGEHTAAESRAHIGFVAHQTMLYDELSAEENLFLFANLQGIPGAAERVSALLAEVGLAERRTSLVRTFSRGMRQRLTIARALLHRPSLLLFDEPGTGLDAPGVIWLAATLARLRDTGCTIVMSLHGQAELAAVATRAIRLQAGAVAADSASGEPIEAVLRVTES
- a CDS encoding heme exporter protein CcmB, encoding MALLHTTGILLGKELRTELRSRELITTTVVFILLVVVLFSFTFDPTSSESRRFGPGLLWIAFLFAASLMLQPCFLREQMNDTLSALRMSAPDPFAIFLAKLAANTIFLLLTELLMLPIFSVLYNVPILKVFPSLLLVLFAGSAGICVTGTAVAAISAQARMRELLLPLLLLPLLTPVLIASTEATAALLAEAPALRLDWVGFLAAFDIVFLTALWLFGEYLLEE